In a genomic window of Amphiprion ocellaris isolate individual 3 ecotype Okinawa chromosome 13, ASM2253959v1, whole genome shotgun sequence:
- the LOC129350369 gene encoding homeobox protein EMX1-like, whose amino-acid sequence MMEITARCSPVQHMLTTLLTACLFAGEDSSPENLLLHGPFSRKPKRIRTAFSPSQLLRLERAFEKNHYVVGAERKQLASGLCLTETQVKVWFQNRRTKHKRQKLEEESPEAQQKRKGSQHVSRWRAATQQQASGEDVDIISED is encoded by the exons ATGATGGAAATAACTGCCCGCTGCAGCCCTGTTCAACACATGTTGACGACTTTGTTgactgcttgtttgtttgcaggGGAAGACAGCAGCCCAGAGAACCTGCTGCTTCACGGTCCGTTCTCCAGGAAACCCAAACGGATCCGGACGGCATTCTCGCCCTCCCAGCTGCTGCGACTGGAGCGAGCCTTCGAGAAGAACCACTACGTAGTCGGAGCCGAGAGGAAGCAGCTGGCCAGCGGCCTGTGTCTGACCGAGACGCAG gTCAAGGTTTGGTTCCAGAACCGCCGGACGAAGCACAAGCGCCAGAAGCTGGAGGAAGAGTCGCCCGAAGCTCAGCAGAAGAGGAAGGGAAGCCAACACGTTAGTCGCTGGAGAGCAGCGACGCAGCAGCAGGCCAGCGGTGAGGACGTGGACATCATCAGCGAGGACTAA